The Petrocella atlantisensis genome has a window encoding:
- a CDS encoding dynamin family protein, translating into MNNRILSNFEIVESLVDEIGDQKLTELSKFLGNRIKSPDSFIVLFGETSSGKTTLLNGLLGEHLLYTSVSPSTGAIVEICFDDKINVLEYYAINNDASIERLDKEIFDELNKNPDEMLNRLKINAPKKFAVDGALRLFDTPGYGSLIDQHEKVLMNILPESNLLVYVVSYKVGIQQDDINFLKMAAEVITEGTKIVLVINRVPEEAVNGDIRSSEIEEYVSDFLHYKPKTILISNELCENDEYPLPKCNELWNYVGHTINAEESQIELEICFTKYIFGLVEHCEHVIIKKEIQVQSSEIEKKEIKGIVDELRRTQVEIQEELIKPTFKKLIEAMPVKLDNASLLVGKAINSKIDDSSKLNQDEMLTYINQYMLSNETSKEMQIIKSYIELTLRDLDKKIGEKLNIALCRIEKTIELNFNDAFVKLSKNLIKKSGGRILEASVLNYFKQFAGRGGTGIANGAKHLLKKAGDMFGKTFSRETHNNLAKFLSKVGATSAKAVGIGVSVIIETLFIITDLLTWQKKLKKATKKGINVWKNEVVTILTEDLEKLKDENIQLVNDEIEMWVSNFTFDESAEDITIVSVEKLKQKLEEVKVDIEYKGEDDE; encoded by the coding sequence ATGAATAATCGTATCTTATCAAATTTTGAAATTGTTGAGAGTTTAGTTGATGAAATTGGTGATCAGAAATTAACAGAATTGTCTAAGTTTCTAGGTAATAGAATAAAAAGTCCTGATAGTTTTATAGTTTTATTTGGAGAAACTAGTAGCGGAAAAACTACTTTGTTGAATGGCTTATTAGGAGAACATCTCCTTTATACCAGTGTCAGTCCTTCAACAGGAGCTATTGTTGAGATTTGTTTTGATGATAAAATAAATGTTCTAGAGTATTATGCAATCAATAATGATGCAAGCATAGAAAGGTTAGATAAAGAAATATTTGATGAGTTAAACAAAAATCCAGATGAGATGCTCAATCGCTTAAAAATTAATGCTCCAAAGAAATTTGCAGTGGATGGTGCATTAAGATTGTTTGATACTCCAGGATATGGTTCATTGATAGATCAACATGAAAAGGTGTTAATGAATATTCTACCTGAAAGTAATTTGTTAGTATATGTTGTTTCTTATAAGGTGGGAATACAACAAGATGATATAAATTTCTTGAAAATGGCAGCTGAAGTTATTACAGAAGGAACAAAGATAGTACTTGTTATTAATAGAGTACCAGAAGAAGCTGTAAATGGTGATATACGTTCGTCTGAAATTGAAGAGTACGTTTCTGATTTTTTGCATTACAAACCAAAGACTATACTTATATCTAATGAATTATGTGAAAATGATGAATATCCTTTACCAAAATGTAACGAACTTTGGAATTACGTAGGACATACGATTAATGCAGAAGAGAGCCAAATTGAGCTTGAAATATGTTTTACTAAGTATATTTTCGGCTTGGTAGAACATTGTGAACATGTTATTATTAAGAAAGAGATACAGGTACAGAGTAGTGAAATAGAAAAGAAAGAAATCAAGGGAATTGTTGATGAGCTTAGAAGGACTCAAGTGGAGATTCAAGAAGAGCTCATAAAACCTACGTTCAAAAAACTTATTGAGGCAATGCCAGTTAAATTAGATAATGCAAGTTTATTAGTTGGAAAAGCAATAAATAGTAAAATTGATGATTCTAGTAAACTAAATCAAGATGAAATGCTTACATATATAAACCAATATATGCTATCTAATGAAACTTCAAAAGAAATGCAAATAATAAAAAGTTATATTGAATTAACATTAAGAGACTTGGATAAGAAGATTGGTGAAAAACTGAATATTGCATTATGTAGGATTGAAAAAACAATAGAACTTAATTTTAATGATGCATTTGTTAAACTGAGTAAAAACTTGATTAAAAAAAGTGGGGGAAGAATATTAGAGGCGTCAGTTCTGAATTATTTTAAGCAGTTCGCAGGTCGAGGAGGAACGGGGATTGCAAATGGTGCAAAACATCTATTGAAAAAAGCAGGAGATATGTTTGGAAAGACTTTTTCTAGAGAGACTCATAATAATCTTGCAAAATTTTTAAGTAAAGTAGGTGCAACTTCAGCTAAAGCTGTAGGGATAGGTGTAAGTGTCATAATTGAAACACTCTTTATTATTACTGATTTACTGACATGGCAAAAGAAATTGAAGAAAGCAACAAAAAAAGGTATAAACGTATGGAAGAATGAAGTTGTTACTATTCTCACAGAAGATCTTGAAAAACTAAAAGATGAAAATATACAATTAGTAAATGATGAAATTGAAATGTGGGTGAGTAATTTTACATTTGATGAGAGTGCC
- a CDS encoding dynamin family protein yields MIEDQLLEILNKYAGGSGDLIRQMQTAMKSPEILVPVLGLQGVGKSTLLNSVLGVNIMPNEADETTCIPVEVRYGEKESVTVYKLNGEFTEIDKNQIKEYVDNNYNIGNEKSISHIVIAQNSELLKKGLVLVDLPGVGSLTQSNQKVTQDYLKKLYTAIFVIRVNPPITRTEAMFIKYAWKMLNNAWFVMNRWNNETDREVIEGLETNNLTLKDIANQINIDYVENIQTVNAYSALRGIIQNKTDDVASSGIQDFIEKLHGIDEHWRIEADELFSKRVQNYINLAIKSIEDKLENINLSHIELEEKFIKHELDFEENTEKIRRTIYKVKSTSEIHKSDFKLKLRKWVQEAEENIRGNVFTVIDGGIVDGASLTEIFKNYQVQEFEMVNDNFLNYLNEKIDEILSVVEELSEVVASENNCSFDAYEFNKKQSFKWEKGMEAGIKIGGNLGGVFASIAVGGKVGAIAGTAIGGPAGTVIGAVAGIGTGLIISVLSSLIGSKSKQLVTADRASKTKRELRPVIEEVCQTFKKQITKGFEEVYANIENGLNEYYTDRIKALAILKEKNLRELENEKINLESKDNYENELTFLKNKVVNIHE; encoded by the coding sequence ATGATTGAAGATCAATTACTTGAAATACTAAATAAATATGCAGGTGGAAGTGGTGATCTGATCAGACAAATGCAAACTGCTATGAAATCACCCGAAATATTAGTACCAGTCCTAGGACTACAAGGGGTTGGGAAAAGCACCTTATTGAATTCGGTACTCGGCGTAAACATTATGCCTAATGAAGCTGATGAAACAACATGTATCCCTGTAGAGGTGAGATATGGTGAAAAAGAGTCAGTAACAGTTTATAAACTTAATGGTGAATTTACAGAAATAGATAAAAATCAGATAAAAGAATATGTTGATAATAATTATAATATAGGTAATGAGAAGAGTATTTCACATATAGTTATTGCACAAAATAGTGAATTGTTAAAAAAAGGTCTAGTATTAGTCGATTTACCAGGAGTGGGTAGCTTGACTCAAAGTAATCAAAAAGTAACTCAAGATTACTTGAAAAAATTATATACTGCAATTTTTGTGATTAGAGTTAATCCACCAATTACTAGAACAGAAGCCATGTTCATTAAATATGCATGGAAAATGTTAAATAATGCTTGGTTTGTTATGAATAGATGGAATAATGAAACAGATAGAGAAGTCATTGAAGGTTTAGAAACTAATAATTTAACTTTAAAAGATATCGCTAATCAAATAAATATAGATTATGTGGAAAATATTCAGACAGTTAACGCCTATAGCGCTTTAAGGGGAATAATCCAAAACAAAACAGATGATGTTGCCAGTTCTGGAATACAAGACTTTATTGAGAAGTTGCATGGTATTGATGAACATTGGAGAATTGAAGCAGATGAACTATTCAGTAAGAGGGTTCAAAACTATATAAATTTAGCTATTAAATCTATTGAAGATAAACTTGAGAATATTAATTTATCACATATTGAGTTGGAAGAAAAATTTATCAAACATGAATTGGACTTTGAAGAAAATACAGAGAAGATAAGACGAACTATATATAAAGTAAAAAGTACATCTGAAATACATAAATCAGATTTTAAGTTGAAATTGAGAAAATGGGTTCAAGAAGCTGAGGAAAACATAAGAGGCAATGTTTTTACGGTTATAGATGGTGGGATTGTAGATGGCGCAAGTCTTACAGAAATTTTCAAAAATTACCAAGTTCAAGAATTTGAGATGGTTAACGATAATTTTTTAAATTATCTAAATGAAAAAATCGATGAGATATTAAGCGTTGTCGAAGAACTAAGTGAAGTTGTAGCAAGTGAAAACAATTGTTCTTTTGATGCATATGAATTTAACAAGAAACAATCTTTTAAATGGGAAAAGGGAATGGAAGCAGGCATTAAAATTGGTGGTAATTTAGGTGGTGTATTTGCTTCGATTGCAGTTGGTGGAAAAGTAGGTGCAATAGCAGGAACGGCGATTGGCGGACCTGCTGGAACTGTTATAGGTGCAGTTGCTGGAATTGGAACTGGATTGATTATCTCAGTATTATCTTCATTAATTGGAAGCAAAAGTAAACAACTAGTGACTGCGGATAGAGCTTCGAAAACTAAAAGAGAACTAAGACCAGTGATAGAAGAAGTATGCCAAACATTTAAAAAGCAGATAACTAAGGGTTTTGAAGAAGTCTATGCTAATATAGAAAATGGACTTAATGAGTATTATACAGATAGAATTAAAGCGCTAGCTATACTAAAAGAAAAGAATCTACGAGAACTTGAAAATGAAAAAATAAACCTCGAATCTAAAGATAATTATGAAAATGAGTTAACTTTTTTGAAAAATAAGGTGGTGAACATCCATGAATAA
- a CDS encoding dynamin family protein has translation MSKESTKNRYCEELAWLNIREKKWKSDKVRVGVIGVTSSGKSTLINAILGEELLSTAVKPSSSQLVSCIKSKDRKGFITFKSGEIVTLEGGYLTKDNLKKYTDEDENAGNIKEVEDILLTVPGFDIDERIVLIDSAGLDAYKLEAHEKLSLEVLLPTIDICVFVTTLKTNSDAKTNMVLNTVARHNCPIIIVQNMLDSLEESADGTKTKHMIGNEHKKRLLRIIDKSDIKDKSLIKTIQISALNAMKNRGIGKHAPHSSHYNSFVKKLNSLVEEHIPHIENQRSISLYTKFIQLISEEEIFLDGSLIVKDEFIYEGIDEKLSSSFKGINENLEFQMKKLSVESVNKEYSKKITDENVNELLGEIKKRVKSCESNILSYIIKYNKILSEVAKSLNIPLRDLVKVNGFNEISEPQVITEIKMIQKKTEKAGAFSNFSRWIGDKIGNSNWGYKYENVPRDVLDKTRTINEIDVYVRRAHKTYMNTISNWVYGAQKSIEQMNIEIEQQRNSYKLRQQKIVETTEVSSVMKALKILIEELVVDSKKDGTNYTLYETDDTEEDKTLQNIELSKYQKGVMELSRILMRKIHQSSLSKAEINVNAPTKKMILAWDMHCLLNFSWRFMGIKISDELMDKVETQGVVINNYIYIADPSIKKIKKLRNENESLSIYILVNAHQDGAAKKQIDKLKLSENISKEDRVFFVIQDFDSLIAANGISEMKYNLSEYYKEFVIETNMGMLLINDDNPLFNLAYVHNQIEPCQSLNEEQKVIQILKERFNYLFYDNVAEVIGDLIRSDYGGEKTI, from the coding sequence ATGTCAAAAGAATCAACAAAAAACAGATATTGTGAAGAATTGGCTTGGCTGAATATTAGAGAGAAGAAGTGGAAGAGTGATAAAGTAAGAGTTGGAGTAATAGGTGTTACAAGCAGTGGGAAATCTACTTTGATTAATGCGATTTTAGGAGAAGAATTGCTTTCTACAGCGGTGAAACCGTCTTCTAGTCAGTTGGTAAGCTGTATTAAATCTAAAGACAGAAAAGGATTTATTACATTTAAATCTGGTGAAATAGTTACACTTGAGGGTGGATATTTAACAAAAGACAACTTAAAGAAATATACTGACGAAGACGAGAATGCTGGCAATATTAAAGAAGTTGAGGATATCCTATTGACAGTTCCTGGATTTGATATTGATGAAAGAATTGTTTTAATTGATAGTGCTGGATTAGATGCATACAAACTTGAAGCTCATGAGAAACTCTCTCTAGAAGTTCTATTACCTACGATAGATATTTGTGTATTTGTTACTACTTTAAAAACAAATAGTGACGCTAAAACTAATATGGTATTAAATACAGTTGCAAGACATAATTGTCCAATTATAATTGTCCAGAATATGCTTGATTCATTAGAAGAAAGTGCGGATGGAACAAAAACTAAACATATGATAGGGAATGAACACAAGAAAAGATTACTAAGAATTATTGATAAGTCTGATATTAAAGACAAGTCTTTGATAAAGACAATACAAATTTCAGCACTTAACGCAATGAAGAACAGAGGAATAGGAAAACATGCACCTCATTCATCTCATTATAATTCTTTCGTTAAAAAATTAAATTCATTAGTAGAAGAGCATATTCCGCACATTGAAAACCAAAGAAGTATTTCACTGTATACTAAATTTATTCAATTAATATCTGAAGAAGAAATATTCTTAGATGGATCACTTATAGTTAAAGATGAATTCATATATGAAGGTATTGATGAAAAATTGAGCTCCAGTTTTAAAGGTATTAACGAGAATTTGGAATTTCAGATGAAGAAACTATCTGTGGAATCTGTTAATAAAGAGTATAGTAAAAAAATAACAGATGAGAATGTAAATGAATTATTAGGTGAAATAAAGAAGCGCGTTAAATCCTGCGAATCTAATATACTTTCCTATATCATAAAATATAATAAAATCCTTAGTGAAGTTGCAAAATCATTAAATATACCTTTACGTGATTTAGTTAAGGTAAATGGATTCAATGAGATAAGTGAACCTCAAGTTATTACAGAAATTAAAATGATACAAAAAAAGACTGAAAAAGCTGGTGCCTTTTCGAATTTTTCAAGATGGATAGGGGATAAAATCGGTAACTCGAATTGGGGCTATAAATATGAAAATGTCCCTCGTGATGTACTAGATAAGACTAGAACTATTAATGAAATTGATGTATATGTTAGAAGAGCTCATAAAACCTATATGAATACAATTAGCAATTGGGTTTATGGGGCACAGAAAAGCATTGAGCAAATGAATATTGAAATAGAACAACAAAGAAATAGTTATAAGCTTCGGCAACAAAAGATTGTTGAAACAACTGAAGTATCATCAGTTATGAAAGCATTAAAAATTTTAATTGAGGAATTAGTTGTTGATAGTAAGAAGGATGGAACCAACTACACACTGTATGAAACAGATGATACTGAAGAAGATAAAACATTGCAAAACATTGAATTATCTAAGTATCAAAAAGGAGTAATGGAACTCTCTAGAATTTTAATGAGAAAAATTCACCAGAGTTCTCTTTCTAAAGCAGAAATCAATGTGAATGCACCTACCAAAAAAATGATTTTAGCTTGGGACATGCATTGCTTGTTAAATTTCAGCTGGAGATTTATGGGTATAAAAATAAGTGATGAGTTGATGGATAAGGTGGAAACACAAGGAGTCGTTATAAATAATTATATATATATTGCAGATCCGAGTATAAAGAAAATAAAAAAGTTAAGGAATGAGAATGAGTCATTAAGTATATATATTTTGGTTAATGCACATCAAGATGGAGCAGCTAAGAAACAAATCGATAAATTAAAGTTAAGTGAGAATATTAGCAAAGAAGACAGAGTTTTTTTTGTAATTCAGGATTTTGATAGCCTTATAGCGGCGAACGGAATAAGTGAAATGAAATACAACCTTTCAGAATATTACAAAGAATTTGTGATAGAAACTAATATGGGGATGCTATTAATTAATGATGATAATCCATTATTTAATCTTGCATATGTTCATAACCAGATAGAACCATGTCAATCACTTAATGAAGAACAGAAAGTAATTCAAATTCTTAAAGAAAGATTTAACTATTTGTTTTATGATAATGTTGCAGAAGTCATAGGTGATTTGATTAGAAGCGATTATGGAGGAGAAAAAACAATATGA